Proteins found in one Mucilaginibacter gracilis genomic segment:
- a CDS encoding glycosyl hydrolase family 28-related protein codes for MKNIYMITNSYSRLMAALVLMLFTIPAFSQDNSPKLFQVSTAETRPGDAVQVRGDFLDKVNAIQVNRLTDDNVDITLPAYVPLPREDNQIDNGGTNKRVNALTQGESISVKKILQNEQSLKFIIPGNWQEGVYSVKLIGGVESAGFYVNAPKVNWAISEEGFLKATAGNYLRVQGKNLLRKGLTGQVVLIPVSGKNIVRVKVSKAFDDYSVSINIPANVPVGEYHLYYHNGQGGKTAWSEPLKITVVNKSVDLWDKKVFNVKDFGAKGDGLNNETNAFRAALDAAGKNGGGTVYVPRGRYQLTGDLIMSPYTQLKGESRDLTQLFWNPLGWDTNELPNSLISGTHHFAIRDMVLWSSRAWGVIMQTGPPTEQGQVTLENLLVRQNAELSGKIYQVKANRDVVEAEINSRWTKTGIILRGENLKIRNCEFNSAGMYTFFAASGFIQNCRFERKGTGVNQPYMLVHPKGLIFEDCYKQADGYGYAATVDESHDFYEARNTIPYNYTNDREAMTFDGGSGGYAGGIVSANGTTVILPSDATNKFQWVNNKWIGGGLFIIEGKGAGQFRRIVKHGQDTIQVDHPWVVTPDATSILSVTTVRHNFAFVNNSVTDAGAYQFYGSTVNAVISGLKMNRCNGIVGRGSLLYHGKQPNWYIDIVNCEFKEGNYSHWWGIDDRGHSGYQSITLIGAGGTGLSIGTIIRRNRLSQYSYIRTSPGGNPFAVNDVIIEDNSFSIAKTAVMLGGSGSNTSNVLIHNNHYSEVDKKLETNVKPSGYVVLDDGATPVIK; via the coding sequence ATGAAAAACATTTATATGATAACAAATTCATATAGCCGCCTTATGGCTGCTTTAGTGCTGATGCTTTTTACGATCCCAGCTTTTTCACAGGATAATTCGCCTAAACTGTTCCAGGTGAGTACTGCGGAAACCCGCCCTGGAGACGCAGTACAAGTGCGCGGTGATTTTTTGGATAAGGTGAACGCCATACAAGTAAATCGCTTAACGGATGACAATGTAGATATTACTTTGCCTGCTTATGTTCCGCTGCCGCGGGAAGATAACCAGATTGATAATGGCGGTACCAATAAAAGAGTAAATGCTTTAACTCAAGGCGAAAGTATATCGGTTAAAAAAATACTGCAAAATGAACAATCTCTTAAATTTATAATCCCGGGCAACTGGCAAGAGGGCGTTTACAGTGTGAAGCTGATAGGAGGGGTAGAATCTGCCGGATTTTATGTAAATGCACCTAAAGTGAACTGGGCCATCAGCGAAGAAGGGTTTTTGAAAGCTACCGCTGGCAACTACTTACGTGTACAAGGCAAAAACCTGTTACGTAAAGGTTTAACAGGGCAGGTAGTATTAATACCTGTTAGCGGTAAAAATATAGTCCGGGTAAAGGTGAGTAAAGCTTTTGATGATTATTCTGTGAGTATTAATATCCCGGCTAATGTGCCTGTTGGTGAATACCACCTATATTATCATAATGGTCAGGGTGGTAAAACTGCTTGGAGCGAACCGTTAAAAATAACGGTTGTAAACAAAAGCGTTGATCTTTGGGATAAAAAGGTTTTTAACGTAAAAGATTTTGGAGCAAAAGGGGATGGTTTAAATAACGAAACTAATGCCTTTCGTGCTGCCCTTGATGCTGCCGGTAAAAATGGCGGCGGAACAGTTTATGTACCGCGTGGTCGTTACCAGTTAACAGGTGACCTGATTATGTCACCCTATACACAGCTTAAAGGCGAGTCGAGAGATCTTACACAATTATTTTGGAACCCGCTGGGCTGGGATACCAATGAATTGCCGAATAGCCTGATTAGCGGCACGCACCATTTCGCCATCCGGGATATGGTGTTGTGGTCGTCAAGGGCATGGGGGGTGATCATGCAAACAGGTCCGCCTACAGAGCAGGGGCAGGTTACCCTCGAAAATTTGCTGGTTAGGCAAAATGCCGAATTATCAGGCAAGATATACCAGGTCAAAGCTAACCGGGACGTGGTGGAAGCCGAGATCAATAGCCGCTGGACGAAAACAGGCATCATTTTGCGTGGCGAAAACCTGAAGATCAGAAACTGCGAGTTTAACTCAGCGGGTATGTATACGTTTTTTGCGGCAAGCGGCTTTATACAAAACTGCAGATTTGAGCGTAAGGGAACAGGGGTTAACCAACCTTATATGCTGGTGCACCCCAAGGGTTTAATATTTGAAGATTGCTACAAGCAAGCCGATGGCTATGGCTATGCAGCAACAGTGGATGAGAGCCATGATTTTTACGAAGCGCGTAATACCATTCCATACAACTATACAAACGACCGTGAAGCGATGACCTTTGATGGCGGGAGCGGCGGCTATGCAGGTGGAATAGTAAGCGCAAATGGTACAACGGTTATCCTTCCTTCCGATGCTACTAATAAATTCCAATGGGTAAATAATAAATGGATTGGCGGCGGTTTATTTATCATTGAAGGTAAAGGCGCCGGTCAATTTCGCAGGATTGTAAAGCATGGGCAGGACACGATTCAAGTTGATCATCCCTGGGTGGTCACGCCCGATGCTACATCTATTTTAAGCGTGACTACCGTTAGGCATAATTTTGCGTTTGTCAATAACTCAGTTACAGATGCCGGAGCTTACCAGTTTTATGGATCTACTGTTAATGCTGTGATATCGGGTTTGAAAATGAACCGTTGTAACGGTATTGTTGGCCGTGGCTCCTTATTGTACCATGGAAAGCAGCCCAACTGGTATATCGATATCGTGAACTGCGAATTTAAAGAGGGCAATTATAGCCACTGGTGGGGGATCGATGATCGAGGGCACTCGGGTTATCAGAGTATTACCTTGATCGGTGCTGGCGGCACGGGTTTAAGTATCGGGACGATCATCAGGCGTAACCGGTTAAGCCAATACTCCTACATCCGCACATCGCCGGGGGGTAATCCCTTTGCCGTTAACGATGTTATTATCGAGGATAATAGTTTTTCTATCGCCAAAACAGCTGTTATGCTGGGTGGTAGCGGTAGCAATACCTCAAATGTACTGATCCATAATAACCACTACAGCGAGGTTGATAAAAAGCTTGAAACGAATGTTAAACCATCCGGCTATGTCGTTTTAGATGACGGGGCCACACCGGTGATCAAGTAA
- a CDS encoding RNA polymerase sigma factor: MNNVNLSLYSLFKIKVANFESQTEQELISLLKDDSQSAYTEIYDRYQGLLYIYACKITKDESEAEDIVQEVFFYLWDKRHAISFQTSLSSYLYSAVRYKFFNLLDHKKVRANYAESFQKFMNDEPIQADYMVRERDFVKLIEKEIALLPQKMREVFELSRKHQLSRKEIAQKLSISEKTVKNQVSNALKELRIKLGMLTCLLF, translated from the coding sequence ATGAATAACGTTAATTTATCGTTATATTCGTTATTTAAAATAAAGGTGGCAAATTTTGAATCGCAAACGGAACAGGAATTGATATCCTTATTAAAGGATGATAGTCAAAGTGCGTATACTGAAATTTATGACCGCTACCAGGGCCTGCTATATATTTATGCCTGTAAGATCACCAAAGATGAAAGCGAGGCAGAAGACATTGTTCAAGAGGTTTTCTTTTATCTTTGGGATAAACGCCATGCCATTTCGTTTCAAACCTCTTTATCGTCTTATTTATATAGTGCAGTAAGATATAAGTTTTTTAATTTACTCGATCATAAGAAAGTAAGAGCAAACTATGCGGAGTCTTTTCAAAAATTTATGAACGATGAGCCTATTCAGGCAGATTATATGGTTAGAGAAAGGGATTTTGTTAAGCTAATTGAAAAAGAGATCGCTCTTTTGCCCCAAAAAATGCGCGAAGTATTTGAATTGAGTAGAAAACATCAGCTTTCAAGGAAAGAAATTGCGCAAAAGTTATCTATTTCTGAAAAAACAGTAAAAAATCAGGTAAGTAATGCCTTGAAAGAGCTACGCATCAAATTAGGTATGCTGACTTGTTTGCTATTCTAA
- a CDS encoding IS1182 family transposase has translation MGAKVVFKPYDPDQLTFLPYKLEELVPEGHPVRIVKQVVDLIDVKPINRKYKGGGASSFHPRLMLKLLVYGYLTNTYSSRKLEDQAAQNVHFMWLLGMKKPDHNTINRFRSEKLSGILKQIFSQIVLLLAEQGIVSLKETVFTDGTKIESVANKYTFVWGKSIKNSKEKIKSQLDELWKYAQGLAAEELKDTTPISFEEINPEKVKETIAKIDAALNDKEEVSKQVKQKLNYARKNWPANLERYDQQEKQLGIRNSFSKTDPDATFMRMKEDHMLNGQLKPGYNLQISTQDQFILNYSLHQTSTDYQTLPSHIDQYEALYNTLPQAVVADAGYGSDENYGILQQKGIEAYIKYNTFDKEQKEGIKAFSNDSLHYNEGENYLTCPMGQRMAHIGDGQRITTSGHVQLISRYQAKNCNNCPMRGVCHSGQGNRIVEVNHSLRKHKQEAKERLNTEQGIKYRKRRPADVEPVFAQLKHNHGFRRFLLKGMSKTEVEIGLLSIAHNLRKWKA, from the coding sequence ATGGGAGCGAAAGTAGTTTTTAAGCCATATGACCCTGACCAGTTAACATTTTTACCGTATAAACTGGAGGAGTTAGTACCTGAGGGCCACCCGGTACGCATAGTCAAACAAGTAGTTGACTTGATAGACGTTAAACCGATCAACCGCAAGTATAAAGGCGGCGGGGCATCAAGCTTCCATCCGCGGCTGATGCTGAAACTGCTGGTGTATGGTTACCTGACCAATACCTATTCATCAAGAAAGCTGGAAGACCAGGCGGCACAGAACGTCCACTTTATGTGGCTGTTGGGGATGAAGAAGCCCGATCACAATACCATAAACCGTTTCCGGAGCGAAAAGCTGTCGGGTATCTTAAAGCAGATCTTCTCTCAGATTGTACTGCTGTTGGCAGAACAGGGTATCGTTTCGCTTAAAGAGACTGTGTTTACCGATGGCACCAAGATCGAATCGGTGGCGAACAAATACACCTTTGTATGGGGCAAAAGCATCAAGAACAGTAAAGAGAAGATCAAAAGCCAGCTGGATGAACTATGGAAGTACGCGCAAGGCCTTGCGGCAGAAGAACTAAAAGATACCACGCCAATATCTTTTGAAGAGATCAACCCTGAAAAAGTAAAAGAAACCATAGCTAAGATCGATGCCGCTTTGAACGACAAGGAAGAAGTAAGCAAGCAGGTCAAACAAAAGCTGAACTATGCCAGAAAGAACTGGCCTGCAAACCTGGAACGTTATGACCAGCAGGAAAAGCAGTTAGGTATCCGTAACAGCTTTTCAAAGACCGACCCGGATGCGACTTTTATGCGGATGAAGGAAGACCACATGCTGAACGGGCAGCTTAAACCTGGATATAACCTACAAATATCCACACAAGATCAGTTCATCCTTAACTACAGCCTGCATCAAACCTCTACCGATTATCAGACCCTGCCATCTCACATAGACCAATACGAAGCACTATACAACACACTTCCCCAAGCAGTTGTGGCCGATGCCGGCTACGGTTCAGACGAGAACTACGGCATCTTACAGCAAAAAGGCATCGAAGCCTATATCAAGTACAATACGTTCGACAAAGAACAAAAGGAAGGCATCAAAGCGTTCAGTAATGACAGCCTGCATTACAACGAAGGGGAAAACTACCTGACCTGCCCGATGGGCCAGCGGATGGCACATATCGGTGATGGTCAAAGAATAACCACATCGGGCCATGTACAGCTGATCAGCCGTTACCAGGCAAAGAATTGTAATAACTGCCCCATGCGTGGCGTATGCCATAGCGGGCAGGGCAACCGGATCGTTGAGGTGAACCATTCCCTGAGAAAACACAAGCAGGAAGCAAAGGAAAGATTAAATACAGAACAGGGCATCAAATACCGAAAGCGAAGGCCTGCCGATGTGGAACCGGTATTTGCCCAACTGAAGCATAATCATGGCTTCAGGCGCTTTCTGCTGAAAGGCATGTCCAAAACCGAGGTCGAAATAGGCCTGTTATCCATCGCTCATAACCTCAGAAAGTGGAAAGCCTGA
- a CDS encoding TniB family NTP-binding protein, whose protein sequence is MILLTETNPTANVKHEQDERIEYILSDRWIGYPRAKNILQTMEDLMHHPRTFRMPNMLLVAPTNNGKTLLLQKFFDAYKPVITPETKQITIPVLYVQAPPTPNEKAFYANILCALNAPFSPNGSNAMLQLQVIRILKKVETKILIIDEIHHILAGAYLSQRAFLNLIKYLSNELQIVIIGSGIRDAFSAINTDKQLANRFEPAVLPTWKPDGEYFRLLSSFEAMFPLKERSNLTKEEIAIKILSMSGGTIGEISTILKKAAVLAIKSGKECIDLSLLTKINYVGPANRQRQYESMLL, encoded by the coding sequence ATGATCCTTTTAACCGAAACAAATCCTACAGCTAATGTAAAACATGAACAAGACGAACGTATTGAATATATCCTGTCCGACAGGTGGATAGGTTACCCCAGGGCTAAAAATATATTGCAGACGATGGAAGACCTGATGCACCATCCCCGGACCTTCAGGATGCCAAATATGCTGCTGGTTGCGCCAACCAATAATGGCAAGACCCTATTGCTGCAAAAGTTCTTTGACGCTTATAAACCGGTGATCACGCCGGAAACCAAGCAGATCACTATACCGGTATTGTATGTACAGGCACCGCCGACACCCAACGAAAAGGCGTTTTACGCCAACATCCTTTGCGCTTTGAATGCACCCTTTTCGCCGAATGGCAGCAACGCCATGCTCCAGTTACAGGTCATCCGAATCCTGAAAAAAGTAGAAACCAAGATCCTTATTATTGACGAGATACATCATATCCTCGCAGGCGCTTACCTGAGCCAAAGGGCATTCCTTAACCTGATCAAATACTTATCCAACGAGTTACAGATCGTTATTATCGGTTCAGGCATACGCGACGCGTTTAGCGCTATTAATACAGATAAGCAACTGGCTAACCGTTTTGAACCCGCCGTACTGCCGACCTGGAAACCTGACGGTGAATACTTCCGGCTATTGAGCAGCTTCGAGGCCATGTTCCCGCTAAAAGAACGTTCTAACCTGACCAAAGAAGAGATCGCTATAAAAATACTAAGTATGTCGGGCGGCACCATCGGTGAGATATCGACCATCCTGAAAAAAGCTGCGGTATTGGCGATAAAAAGTGGCAAAGAATGTATCGACCTTTCCCTGCTAACCAAGATCAATTATGTCGGTCCCGCCAACCGGCAGCGCCAATATGAAAGTATGTTGTTATGA
- the galA gene encoding beta-galactosidase GalA, which yields MKQSAYKLVFLLLSLSFAAAAQHPANNYQKLSLDQGWLFHMGDIAFPVIKGHSESYMNAKAGNAPGPAAPGYDDRSWRKVTLPHDWSVETSFDQNENISQGYRMRGMGWYRRYFKLNTDDRGKHLELQFDGVATHCTVWINGTVVHRNWSGYTSFYIDITALAKYGDEINTVAVQVNAVDQEGWWYEGAGIYRHTWLVKHAPAHIITDGVYAHPVKNAQGSWDIPAEITLENSGKLPLTAGIEISVFDQRGQKITSGNTSAMIAPLDRSVANIALQVSHPGLWSPDNPVLYNVVTLVKLDGITTDSLVTSCGFRTLRFTADSGFYLNEKRLKIKGVCNHQDAAGVGVAVPGSIWEFRLRKLKEMGVNAYRCAHNPPSAEFLDACDRLGIMVMDENRNFNSSPEYISQLRWMVRRDRNHPSIILWSVFNEEPMQGTEIGYEMVRRLSAEVKKLDTSRPVTAAMNGGLFAPVNVSQAVDVVGFNYQQGSYDQFHREHPTLSLTSSEDVSGLMQRGVYITDKARHTLDSYDTQAPGWGATHRVSWKAIAERPYLAGCFVWTGFDYRGEPTPYNWPTAGSNFGIMDACGFPKTAFYIHQAQWVNDKPVLHIEPHWNWPAAMIGKPIHVMAESNAETVKLVLNGKVVSEQKVDRYEMNSWEVPYYPGILEAIGSRGGKEVSHFKVETTGEPVSIRLTTDRADIQGDGWDAIPVTVQAIDRSGRPVPTANLPIEFELTGPGDIIGLGNGDPNSHEPDKGSKRSLYNGLAQVILQSRANADRTLVLTASSPGLRPARVTIGVRPKASVAFVSVTQPDMVLDDWRISPVSKTKPDANQQIAANDMNSWAPVKPGQLQTLTDGSFVIYRTTFTPYTEQQEKGCQLVLKKLTGKAEVYLDSKRLFYKNTGAGADITISVPAIKGERTISVLIESEAGERVGLGGVVSVR from the coding sequence ATGAAACAGTCTGCCTACAAACTGGTGTTTTTACTGCTATCGCTTTCATTTGCGGCAGCAGCGCAGCATCCCGCTAACAATTATCAAAAATTATCATTGGATCAAGGCTGGCTGTTTCATATGGGCGATATTGCTTTCCCGGTTATCAAAGGGCACAGTGAGAGCTATATGAATGCGAAGGCCGGTAATGCACCCGGGCCTGCCGCGCCGGGTTACGATGACCGAAGCTGGCGAAAAGTGACCTTGCCGCACGACTGGTCGGTTGAAACATCTTTTGACCAAAATGAAAATATTTCGCAAGGTTACCGTATGCGGGGTATGGGCTGGTACCGCCGATATTTTAAATTGAATACCGATGATAGGGGTAAGCATTTAGAATTACAATTTGATGGCGTGGCTACGCACTGTACGGTTTGGATAAACGGTACAGTAGTGCACCGTAACTGGAGTGGTTATACTTCGTTTTATATTGATATAACAGCATTAGCCAAATATGGCGATGAAATAAACACGGTGGCTGTACAGGTAAACGCTGTTGATCAGGAAGGCTGGTGGTACGAGGGGGCAGGTATTTACCGGCATACCTGGTTGGTCAAACACGCGCCGGCACACATTATTACCGATGGTGTATATGCACATCCTGTAAAGAACGCCCAGGGGAGCTGGGATATACCTGCCGAAATCACTTTAGAAAACTCCGGTAAATTACCATTAACAGCAGGTATCGAGATTAGCGTATTTGATCAAAGAGGTCAGAAAATTACCTCGGGTAATACATCGGCCATGATTGCCCCGCTTGATAGATCGGTAGCTAACATCGCGCTTCAGGTAAGCCATCCCGGATTATGGTCACCGGATAACCCAGTCCTATACAACGTAGTAACCTTGGTTAAACTGGATGGGATCACAACTGATTCCTTGGTGACCTCTTGTGGTTTCCGCACTCTTAGATTTACTGCCGATTCGGGTTTTTATCTGAATGAAAAGCGCCTGAAAATAAAAGGGGTATGTAACCACCAGGATGCAGCCGGTGTTGGTGTGGCGGTGCCTGGCTCCATTTGGGAGTTCAGGCTGCGTAAGCTGAAAGAAATGGGTGTTAACGCCTATCGCTGCGCGCATAACCCGCCATCGGCTGAGTTTTTGGATGCCTGTGACAGGTTAGGGATCATGGTGATGGACGAAAACCGGAATTTTAATTCTTCGCCTGAATATATATCGCAGTTGCGGTGGATGGTTAGGCGGGACAGGAACCACCCCAGTATCATACTTTGGTCGGTATTTAACGAGGAACCTATGCAGGGTACCGAAATAGGGTATGAAATGGTGCGCCGCCTGAGCGCTGAAGTTAAAAAGCTGGATACCTCGCGCCCGGTCACGGCAGCTATGAACGGTGGTTTATTCGCCCCGGTGAATGTGTCTCAGGCAGTCGATGTTGTAGGCTTTAATTATCAGCAGGGTAGCTACGATCAATTTCACAGGGAGCATCCTACGCTATCTTTGACGAGTTCGGAAGATGTATCGGGATTAATGCAGCGTGGGGTATATATCACAGATAAGGCCCGGCATACTTTGGATTCTTACGATACTCAGGCTCCGGGCTGGGGCGCAACGCACCGTGTATCCTGGAAAGCAATTGCTGAACGCCCGTATTTGGCCGGGTGTTTTGTTTGGACCGGCTTTGATTACCGTGGCGAGCCAACACCCTATAACTGGCCAACTGCAGGTTCAAACTTTGGTATTATGGACGCCTGTGGTTTTCCTAAAACAGCATTTTATATACACCAGGCCCAATGGGTAAATGATAAACCTGTTCTGCATATAGAACCGCACTGGAACTGGCCGGCAGCTATGATCGGTAAACCTATCCACGTTATGGCTGAGAGCAATGCCGAAACCGTGAAATTAGTATTGAACGGAAAAGTAGTTAGTGAGCAAAAGGTAGATCGATACGAAATGAACAGCTGGGAGGTGCCGTATTATCCCGGTATTTTAGAAGCCATTGGTTCTCGGGGTGGCAAGGAAGTTTCGCACTTTAAAGTAGAAACTACAGGTGAACCGGTCAGTATTCGGTTAACTACCGATAGGGCTGATATACAAGGTGATGGCTGGGATGCCATACCGGTTACGGTACAGGCAATAGACCGGAGCGGGAGGCCGGTGCCTACCGCCAACCTGCCTATTGAGTTCGAGCTGACCGGACCGGGGGATATTATTGGCCTGGGTAACGGCGATCCGAATTCCCATGAGCCAGATAAAGGCAGTAAACGTAGCTTGTATAATGGCTTGGCCCAAGTTATTCTGCAAAGCCGCGCTAATGCTGACCGGACCCTGGTTTTGACGGCAAGCTCACCAGGTTTGAGGCCCGCCAGGGTCACCATAGGCGTAAGGCCAAAAGCAAGTGTTGCTTTTGTGTCCGTTACGCAGCCGGATATGGTATTGGATGACTGGAGGATATCGCCCGTAAGTAAAACTAAGCCCGACGCGAATCAACAAATTGCGGCTAACGATATGAATAGCTGGGCGCCGGTAAAGCCAGGGCAGTTACAAACGCTAACTGATGGTAGTTTTGTGATTTACAGGACCACCTTTACCCCCTATACAGAACAACAGGAAAAGGGATGCCAGTTGGTATTGAAAAAACTGACTGGTAAAGCCGAAGTTTATTTAGATAGCAAACGCCTGTTTTATAAAAATACTGGTGCGGGTGCTGACATAACGATAAGTGTCCCGGCAATTAAAGGGGAACGCACCATCAGCGTCTTGATCGAAAGCGAAGCCGGAGAAAGAGTTGGTTTAGGCGGTGTTGTTTCGGTCAGGTGA
- a CDS encoding TniQ family protein, with translation MSFSVFSDKSQLLPAFTKPYPDEVLSSWLTRLSFDHGLTQARLLKTLLTRRETNNWNVDRSFNKEYIETLAACTNCAASEISNTTLQYYDGKLYEPKSDEIIPGIWTHKRYISKGRLYDNGNSEFGLLYCPGCFKASDKPVYFKKQWRLAVSFVCPDCGCYLRETCPHCKSGGTIHCEALAKAIDKTVDEYLLTCHECGGNISEVDSEKAPAHLVRMQKAIYQIMERGNGEISSVSYFSVLYQMVCLLLSRTKENKLLGFIKDVYGRHSVPELNRHEHRQEIHEIQIKQRANLFYMAFWLLENWPHRFTNLCNKHSLKNLDVLAYFRGCPGWFLETMLENAECPNRNLAPDHFEIEELDKYTVRMKDERINRFLYDFDPDDNFYYYDNNINSMDHGSHNCWRSKIIFKQLQEIESWYY, from the coding sequence ATGAGCTTTTCTGTATTCAGCGATAAAAGCCAGTTATTGCCAGCTTTTACAAAACCCTATCCTGATGAAGTATTGAGCAGTTGGCTCACCCGGCTTTCTTTCGATCACGGCCTGACCCAGGCCAGGCTTTTAAAAACGTTATTGACCCGCCGGGAAACCAACAACTGGAATGTTGACCGTTCCTTTAACAAGGAATATATTGAAACATTGGCAGCCTGCACTAATTGCGCAGCCAGCGAGATCAGCAATACCACGTTGCAATATTACGACGGCAAACTTTATGAACCCAAATCAGATGAGATCATACCGGGAATATGGACTCATAAACGATACATCTCCAAAGGACGCCTGTATGATAACGGCAACAGCGAGTTTGGGTTACTCTATTGTCCCGGCTGCTTTAAGGCGTCAGATAAGCCCGTCTACTTTAAAAAACAATGGCGGCTGGCTGTTTCTTTCGTTTGTCCGGATTGCGGTTGTTACCTGAGAGAAACATGCCCGCATTGTAAATCCGGTGGCACTATACATTGCGAGGCATTAGCTAAAGCGATAGATAAAACAGTTGATGAATATTTGTTGACCTGTCACGAATGCGGCGGAAATATCAGCGAAGTTGACTCTGAAAAAGCGCCGGCTCATCTCGTCCGTATGCAAAAAGCTATTTACCAGATCATGGAACGAGGCAACGGAGAAATATCTTCCGTTAGCTACTTCAGCGTGTTGTATCAAATGGTTTGCCTGCTGCTCAGCCGGACTAAAGAAAACAAGCTTCTCGGCTTTATCAAAGACGTGTACGGCCGTCACAGCGTGCCGGAATTGAATCGTCATGAGCACCGGCAGGAGATTCACGAGATACAGATCAAACAGCGGGCAAACCTGTTTTATATGGCCTTTTGGCTACTGGAGAACTGGCCGCACCGCTTTACCAATCTTTGCAATAAACACAGTTTGAAAAACCTTGATGTCCTGGCCTACTTCAGAGGCTGCCCCGGATGGTTCTTGGAAACGATGCTTGAAAACGCTGAATGCCCCAATCGTAACCTTGCACCGGATCACTTTGAAATTGAGGAGTTGGATAAATATACCGTCAGAATGAAAGATGAGCGAATCAATAGGTTCCTTTATGACTTTGACCCGGACGATAACTTCTACTATTACGATAATAATATCAACTCGATGGATCACGGCAGCCACAATTGTTGGCGCAGCAAAATTATCTTTAAGCAGCTACAAGAAATAGAGAGTTGGTATTACTAA
- a CDS encoding Mu transposase C-terminal domain-containing protein, protein MQRYGVQIDHINYYHDVLRKWVHAYEDPNARPRILRKFAFKQDPRDISAIYFWNLTWNNTL, encoded by the coding sequence GTGCAGCGTTATGGTGTGCAAATTGACCATATCAATTATTACCATGATGTGCTGCGCAAATGGGTGCATGCTTATGAAGACCCGAATGCCAGGCCACGGATACTGCGGAAGTTTGCCTTTAAGCAAGACCCGCGCGACATCAGCGCAATCTACTTTTGGAACCTGACCTGGAACAATACTTTATGA